The Xylanibacillus composti sequence ATTGATGATGAATCTGAAAAGGCTTGAGACATTTATTCGCGTGGCGGACCATCACCATTTCTCCGAGGCGGCAGAACGGCTGAAGCTGACGCAATCGGCGGTCAGCCGGCAGATCAAGACGCTGGAGGAGGAGTTGGGTCTGCAGCTGTTCAACCGCAATACGGCGTTTGTGGAGCTTACGTCTGCGGGGCGGGTGGTCTACAAGAAAGCCAGGGAGCTGCTGGGACATTGGGAGCAGTTCCAGCGGGAGTGCCGCCAGCTGCAGGAGGGCTTATCGGGGCTGCTGCGCATTGGCGCGAGCACGATACCGGCTCTGTACATGCTTCCGAGTGTGGCACAGGCCTTCCGCAACAAGTATCCGCAGGTGGAATTGTCTATCAGCATGGACGACTCGGCGAGCATTCTGCAGCAGCTGGTAGAGCGACGGATAGACGTTGCGCTGATTGGCGACAGCCCCCAAGGTTCAGGACTGGTATCGAAGGTGATCGCAGAAGACCGTCTGGCGCTGATTGGCAGCGATCCCGAGCGCAAGGTGTCCACGCTGGAGGAGGTCGTGCATGATCCGTTTATTATGAGGGAGAAAGGCTCCGGGACAAGGGAGGCGGCGGACCGGGCGTTGCGCAGCCACGGCCTCGATCCGGAGCAGCTTCGGACAGTCGCGGAAGTCAACACGACGGAATCGGTCCTTGCCTTAGTGGAGGCAGGGATGGGGCTTTCGCTTGTCTCCTGCTGGGCTGTCGGCAACCGGCCCCGCCAGCATGTGCACATATTAATGGAGCTCGCGACGGACCGTTGCTTCTCGACCGTTGCCCTGGCATCGCGCCAGCATGACGCGCTTGTTCAATCCTTCATCGCCGAGACGGTGAATACGATTGGCGGCAGCCAGCCTTGAACGGGAATCGAGCACAGCTGATAGTTGCAGCGGGTACGCGCCGTTGTCACACCGACGGTTCCAGCAACTCATCTCATCATATCTAGCCGCCGTATCCGCACCGCAATTCCAGTGACTAAGCAGCAATCTGCCGCAATCACTAGCCGCATGTCCTTTGCCATTCATCGCTGGCATGAACGATTATTAGCAGTACTATCAATCATTTAGGGCAGCAAAGTAATGAAAAATGGCGCATACAGCATATAGAGTCGCATATATTACCGAATTACCATTCATAGTGGAAGGCAGCGTAAGTAATAATAGTAATAGGGTAATAGATGGATCATTTTCATCGAAAATCCCTCAAAAAGAGTGAAGTTGCTACCATTAACGAATAGTACGACTGCCAATAATTCCCGTTGCAACGAATTTCAGAACAAGCCGCCTTCGGTGATTTCGGCGCCAAAAGCGATATAGACGGCTTCAACTTTCCACGTATACAAGAAGCTGCCTCAGAGATGGGGCAGCTTCCAATCTTTATTGCATCCACTTGCGAAGTCCGGCGGAAATCAGATCGACCGCGAACACGAGCAGCAGATAGCACATCAGGTACAGCGTCAACTCGGTATAGTGGAACCAGCTCATGCTCAGCTTGAACTCGAGTCCCAGACCGCCCGCGCCAACAAATCCGACAACGATCGTTGTACGGATGATGACCTCCCAGCGGTACAGTATGTACGTCAGGAATCGCGGCAGCACGGCGGGAATGATCCCGTATACCAATATTTGCGCCTTGGAAGCGCCGGACGAAGCCAGATTGCGGATCGGGCGCATGTCCAGGTCTTCGATCACCTCGGCGCACAGCTTCCCGAGAATGCCGAAGTTGTGCAGGGCTAAAGCGATGGCCCCAGGCAGCAGACCCGGCTTGAAAAAGAAGATAATCATCATGGCCCAGATAAGCTCGGGAACCGAACGGGACACGACATACATGGCCCGGACAAGGCCGTATGCGGCCCGATTATACCATCTTCGCGCAGCCGATTCGCTGCCCCCGGCATATACGCGGGAGGCGGGAATGACTGTGAGCAGCATGCCGATTGTGGCGAAGCCGATCGCCATCAGGCTCATTTGGAGCGTCTGATAGGTCAGGGCCAGGGCTCGCTTCCAGCTCTCGATGTCGAGGAAGGCGGGGCTTGCTTCCCCGATTCCTGCCATACCCTTCAGAAACTGGACAGCATAGTGCAGGTTCTTGGCCGAGAATAGCGCAGCGAGACTGGCCTGTTCCCCAACGAAGATGTATGCCCACGAAGCTGCGGCAAGGACAAGTGCCAGGTATACCGAGAAGCGGACGAATCCGAACCGTCGGCCGGGCTTGCGCGCGTCAGGTGTTGCAGGTTGGATGGGCTGCATTATGCCACCAGCCTTTTCCGCAGCTGTTGGCTCCACAAATCCACCAGCACGACAAGACCGATCAAGAAGAAGAGGAACGTCCACACTTGATCATACCTCAGGTCATGAAGCGAAAGCTGGATTTGAAAGCCAAGTCCGCCTAACCCGATAAAGCTCATAATCGCGGAAGATCGAATGGCGCATTCGAAGCGGTACATCAAGTAGCTGAGCATGTCCGCCAGAGCAATCGGGAAATATCCGTAGCACAGCAATTGCAGCTTGGATGCCCCCGCCGACCGCAAGGCCGAAATGGGTTCATCCGGCACATCCTGCAGCATATCCGCGAAGATGCGCCCGAGAATGCCGCCATAAGGAATCGCAATGGCGAAAATGCCGGCAAAGGGCGACAGCCCGATTGCCGCTACGAACAGCCATGCCCATACCAGCTCGTGAATCGCCCGCATGAAGCCAAGCACGCTCCGAAAGCCGACTGTCTGCACAGTGCGTGCGGACCGTCCTGAAGCGAGCACCCCCGAGGCGAATACCCCGAACACGAGTGCGATCACAATGGCCAGCGACATCCCGGCCACCGCGTATGCCAGCGTCGTCCATGCGGCCGAGAAGGCCAATCGCAGGATCTCTCCGGAAAAATCGGGTTGGATAAGTCCTTGCAGCATCTGGCTCAACGCAGCCCGGCCGCCCTGGTGGAACAAGCCGGGTCCCCACTGAACCGCGAACAGGCTCCAGATGAAGATGGCTAATAACAGCCCGGTCAATAGATTCTTTTTGTGGAAATCAAGATACGTTCTGATCATGAGGCTCCCGTCCCATGAGCGTGCTCCAATTGATAAAGCTCGCTGATGAGCTGATCGGTCACTTGTGCGGTCGGCAGATCGAAGAATATCCGGCCTTCCTTGATCGCGATCATGCGCTCGAAAAATTGCCGGGCCAGCTCGACGGAATGGAGACTCGACACCAGCGTCAGGTTCTCTTCCCGCACAAGCCTTACGAGCATGCCGAGCACGTCCTCTGCTCGCGCCGGGTCCAGCGAAGCGATCGGCTCATCGGCCAGAATCGCTTGCGGATGCTGCACAAGCAGGCGCGCCAGCGCTACGCGCTGCTGCTCGCCGCCGGACAGGTTGGCCGTCTTGTCATACAGCTTGTCGGCTAACCCGACGCGATGCAAGGCGTCTGCCGCGATAGGCTTGTCCTGCGGGAACAAGA is a genomic window containing:
- a CDS encoding PhnE/PtxC family ABC transporter permease, with translation MIRTYLDFHKKNLLTGLLLAIFIWSLFAVQWGPGLFHQGGRAALSQMLQGLIQPDFSGEILRLAFSAAWTTLAYAVAGMSLAIVIALVFGVFASGVLASGRSARTVQTVGFRSVLGFMRAIHELVWAWLFVAAIGLSPFAGIFAIAIPYGGILGRIFADMLQDVPDEPISALRSAGASKLQLLCYGYFPIALADMLSYLMYRFECAIRSSAIMSFIGLGGLGFQIQLSLHDLRYDQVWTFLFFLIGLVVLVDLWSQQLRKRLVA
- a CDS encoding PhnE/PtxC family ABC transporter permease, whose amino-acid sequence is MQPIQPATPDARKPGRRFGFVRFSVYLALVLAAASWAYIFVGEQASLAALFSAKNLHYAVQFLKGMAGIGEASPAFLDIESWKRALALTYQTLQMSLMAIGFATIGMLLTVIPASRVYAGGSESAARRWYNRAAYGLVRAMYVVSRSVPELIWAMMIIFFFKPGLLPGAIALALHNFGILGKLCAEVIEDLDMRPIRNLASSGASKAQILVYGIIPAVLPRFLTYILYRWEVIIRTTIVVGFVGAGGLGLEFKLSMSWFHYTELTLYLMCYLLLVFAVDLISAGLRKWMQ
- a CDS encoding selenium metabolism-associated LysR family transcriptional regulator; translated protein: MNLKRLETFIRVADHHHFSEAAERLKLTQSAVSRQIKTLEEELGLQLFNRNTAFVELTSAGRVVYKKARELLGHWEQFQRECRQLQEGLSGLLRIGASTIPALYMLPSVAQAFRNKYPQVELSISMDDSASILQQLVERRIDVALIGDSPQGSGLVSKVIAEDRLALIGSDPERKVSTLEEVVHDPFIMREKGSGTREAADRALRSHGLDPEQLRTVAEVNTTESVLALVEAGMGLSLVSCWAVGNRPRQHVHILMELATDRCFSTVALASRQHDALVQSFIAETVNTIGGSQP
- a CDS encoding phosphonate ABC transporter ATP-binding protein, which translates into the protein MPDTEMFALEQVCKSYGAAYTLHPLDLHIRKGEIVALIGPSGAGKTTCLNMLAGTIRPDAGSLRIAGKPAESYASGKQLAKVVGMIRQQFDLVGSLPVIHNVLAGRLHEWGLGKSLLSFLFPQDKPIAADALHRVGLADKLYDKTANLSGGEQQRVALARLLVQHPQAILADEPIASLDPARAEDVLGMLVRLVREENLTLVSSLHSVELARQFFERMIAIKEGRIFFDLPTAQVTDQLISELYQLEHAHGTGAS